The Euphorbia lathyris chromosome 2, ddEupLath1.1, whole genome shotgun sequence genome includes a window with the following:
- the LOC136218930 gene encoding uncharacterized protein translates to MAKNRNKNKKNKNGVVSMDISQPASSDLPQAMDTSDSVAQKTGSGISIRKVKGRPMKRSKNVRKMKAMTKAISKNEKSVEKIAKHENKTTRTQSAKLLYD, encoded by the exons ATGGCGAAGAACAGAAACAAGAACAAGAAGAACAAAAATGGCGTCGTTTCTATGGACATCTCTCAACCTGCCTCTTCAGACCTCCCTCAAG CAATGGATACCTCTGACTCTGTAGCTCAAAAGACGGGTTCTGGTATTTCAATCAG AAAGGTGAAGGGAAGACCAATGAAGCGCTCAAAAAATGTTCGGAAGATGAAAGCCATGACAAAAGCCATATCTAAAAATGAGAAATCAGTAGAGAAAATTGCGAAGCATGAGAATAAAACAACAAGAACTCAATCTGCAAAACTGCTATATGACTAA